GATCACTTGCATCGCCTCTACATTAACCTGATCAATCAGGGTATCTGCCCCATTCTTGATAAAGAAAGACTCTGTTACCACCATATCAAGCTGTTTGATATGATCTTTTAAATCGGTCAGTGACTGAGGATCCCAGTTCACATAAAAACCAGCATTGATCCTTGCTTTGTTATTCGGATGTTTAAGTCTGTTTAACTTTTGGTGCTCCTGTATACGCAGCAACCTTCTTTTAGAAATTTTGAAATCTGAATACGTTTTTGATTTCTTGATTTGCTCAATCTGTTTCTTGCTTAATGTAGCTGTACTATTGATAATGGGCAAATTCGGATAGTGATTGGATAGCAGCGTATAAGCTACACAAGCTGATGCAATAATAAATACAATAAGGAGCATCCTTGTTACCCATTGAAAAGTTATCCATCTGCTTTTCTTTGTGGTTTGAAAAATCTGTTTTTCGGGCATTTGAGAAATAAATAATTATTATTTAAGATAAAACTACAGCCATCCCCTGCTTGAGGCAAAGGGAAATATTGAGTGCGCTATAATTAAAAAAATCCTAATATTGCTCAAATATAAGGAGAATTTGACAAAAAAACCGGAGATAATGGGGAGATTTACCGAACCAGAATTAACGATGTCAGATCCAGCAGAAAAAACGCTTCAAAGAAAAATAATTCATATCGATATGGACGCATTTTATGCGACCGTAGAGCAGCGTGATTTCCCCGAATACAGAGGTAAACCTATTGTAGTAGGCGGCTCTCCTGATGGTCGTGGCGTAGTAGCGACGGCGAGTTATGAAGCGCGGGAATTTGGCATCCATTCGGCCATGTCGTCCCGTAAAGCCATACAACTCTGCCCACATGCCATATTCGTCTACCCCAGGTTTGATGCTTATAAAAGTGTATCGGTCAGTATTAGGGAGATCTTCAGACGTTATACAGATCTGATTGAGCCACTTTCATTGGATGAAGCTTTTTTAGATGTCACTACGGATAAATTAAATATCGGCTCTGCGCTTGAAATTGCTAAACAAATAAAAGATGCGATTAAAAACGAGCTTAACCTTTCAGCTTCAGCCGGGGTTTCCAGCAATAAATTTGTAGCCAAGATTGCTTCAGATATGAACAAACCAGACGGGCTGACCTTTATTGGCCCCTCTAAGATCAATGCTTTTATGGAACAGTTACCCGTAGAAAAATTCTTCGGTGTAGGTAAAGTTACAGCGGATAAAATGAAGAAGATGGGCCTGTATACCGGAGCAGATCTTAAAAAGCTGTCTGAACAGGAGCTGATCCGGAAATTCGGCAAAACAGGCAAATTCTATTATAAAATAGTAAGAGGGATTGATGACCGCCCGGTACAACCCCATCGTTTAACCAAATCGCTGAGTGTAGAAGATACTTTTGGAAAAGACCTCATATCCACAGAAGAACTGGTTGCAGAACTCGAACTCATTGCCGAAAAAGTAGCAGAAAGATTAGAGAAGAACAGGCTAAAAGGAAAAACCCTAACACTTAAAATCAAGTTTGACGATTTTAAACAGCTCACCAGAAACGTATCATTTTCTGCCGGGGTCTCTGATTATGCGACTATTATTACTTCAGCAAAAGAACTGCTGCTTAAAGTAGAAACTGAAGACCGGAAAATCCGTTTGCTGGGTATTACCCTAAGTAATTTTGGAACGCCAGTTAACTCTGGCAAATTTACAGATCCAGATCAGCTGGAATTATTCTAGCTTTTGCAGATTATGTTTTAATTTGCAAATTAATCACTCAATAAAAAGAAAATCAATTATATGGCACAGGTATTCATAGAAGAAAAAACATTTGAAAAGATAGACTTTAAAGTAAATCCGCTGGAAAAAGGCGAATATGAATATTGTACTTTCAAAAACTGCGATTTCTCCAATGCCGACCTTTCAAGCTTCGTTTTCCTGGAATGCGACTTTTCAGGTTGTAACCTGAGCCTGGCCAAGCTGACAAAAACAGCTTTACGGGGGATTAAATTTAAAGACAGTAAGTTATTAGGTCTGTCTTTTGACAGTTGTAATGAATTTGGCCTGGAGCTGACTTTTAACAACTGCACCTTAGATCATTGCTCCTTTTACCAGGTAAAGCTTAAAAAAACAACCTTTAAGGATTCCAGGATTCACCAGGCAGATTTTACCGAGGCCGATTTAAGCAGTTCTGTTTTTAACAACTGCGACCTCAACAGTACAACATTTGAAAATACCATACTGGAAAAAGCCGATTTCATTACTGCTTATAACTATACGCTTGATCCTGAATTGAACAGAATCAAAAAGGCTAAATTCTCTATGGCCGGAATAACCGGACTTTTAACGAAGTATGATATCGATATCAAAGCATAACAATTCTTCTGAAAAAACAAGCTACTTAAGGAATTACCTCAAACAACATGAACTGATTCTGCTCCTTCTCATTGAAGTTATTATCTGCTACAAAAATTAAAGTCTGATGTCCATTTGGCAAAACAGGCCCTATAGTTGCCCCTTCAATATTATCTATATAAATGCCCAGGTCATCCATGTTTAAAAGCATCTTCTTTTTTACAGGATGACTTGCCGGGTTTTCTTTCAGAGATTTTGTCGTTAAAATATTTGTTGCCCCCTTCAGCTCTGCCAGGAATACTTTAATAGAAGTTCCTTTCTGCCCTTCAGAATAAGAACGTTCAGTAACCAGCATACGGTGGTTACCCAGCCAAAGGATGTCAGGAATCCCATTAACATATTCCCCATCTGCTTTTAATGGCGGTAAAGCCACCGGCTCCAGCT
The sequence above is drawn from the Pedobacter cryoconitis genome and encodes:
- the dinB gene encoding DNA polymerase IV; the protein is MGRFTEPELTMSDPAEKTLQRKIIHIDMDAFYATVEQRDFPEYRGKPIVVGGSPDGRGVVATASYEAREFGIHSAMSSRKAIQLCPHAIFVYPRFDAYKSVSVSIREIFRRYTDLIEPLSLDEAFLDVTTDKLNIGSALEIAKQIKDAIKNELNLSASAGVSSNKFVAKIASDMNKPDGLTFIGPSKINAFMEQLPVEKFFGVGKVTADKMKKMGLYTGADLKKLSEQELIRKFGKTGKFYYKIVRGIDDRPVQPHRLTKSLSVEDTFGKDLISTEELVAELELIAEKVAERLEKNRLKGKTLTLKIKFDDFKQLTRNVSFSAGVSDYATIITSAKELLLKVETEDRKIRLLGITLSNFGTPVNSGKFTDPDQLELF
- a CDS encoding pentapeptide repeat-containing protein, whose product is MAQVFIEEKTFEKIDFKVNPLEKGEYEYCTFKNCDFSNADLSSFVFLECDFSGCNLSLAKLTKTALRGIKFKDSKLLGLSFDSCNEFGLELTFNNCTLDHCSFYQVKLKKTTFKDSRIHQADFTEADLSSSVFNNCDLNSTTFENTILEKADFITAYNYTLDPELNRIKKAKFSMAGITGLLTKYDIDIKA